The sequence below is a genomic window from Sorangiineae bacterium MSr12523.
CCGTGCAGACCTTCACGCGGTGAGCCTCATGCGATGGGTGCCCGTCGCAGGGTGGCTTGCGCTGCTGTCCGCGGGGGCGTGCTCCAGGCCCGCGGAGCGCGTGCACGAGAAGAAGCCGCGCACGGATTCGACGCTGCAACACGCGTTTGCCGCGCCGAGGGGGCTTTCGTCGGCGCCCTCGGGCGGAAACGTGCTTCTTCGATGGGAAAACCATGCCACCGCGCCCGGCGGCTATTTCGTCGAGTTTCGCACCGACCCGAACGACGCGTTCACGATGATCGATGCCGTCTGGGCCGATGCGCAGACGCGCACGCAGCAATTCGCCCATGAGGACGCGGCGCGGGACACCGTGTTCTCGTACCGCGTTCGTCCCTTCTTCGGGGCCACTTCGGCGGCGGCGGTCCTCACCACCGGCGCCGGCGTCGATGCGGGCGCGCACGAAGAAGAGGGCCCCCTCGCGGAGCCCTCACCAACCGGCGCCGTGGCCTCACTTCGCGATGCACGTGCCATGGTGGAGGCGGCGCCCGCCGAGCTTTCCGCCACACTTGCGTCGCCGACCACCGCCGTCTTGCGATGGAAGGACCGCGCCCGCGATGAAGATGGCTATCTGCTCGAAATGGCACCGGCCGACTCGTCGGCATTCCAGATCTGCGCCTTGCTGCCGCCAAACACGACGTCCTTTCGCAAGGTGAAATTGCCGCCCCATACGAAGATGCAGTTCCGGGCACGAGCCTATTTCTTGGGGACCCCCTCCAATGAGACCACGGCCTCGCTGCGCTAGTCCGGCCTAAGCCCGCGTTCACGAGAATGGCACCGTGTGTTCACGGTATGCTAAGGCCGCTGCTGGCACCCGTATGGGCCTCCCGATGCTTCTTCCCCGGCTCTTGCGTGAACCCGTCGTTCAGTTCCTCCTGATCGGCGCGGCGCTGTTCGGCGTCGAGCGGCTGCGACGGCACGAGGAACCGCCGCGAACTCCGGAGTGCCGTCCCGAGGCGACTGCCGGACGCATCGTCGTGACCGACGAGCTGAGGCAAACGCTTTCGGAGGAGCACCTGCGTGTTCATGGGCGACGGCCCACACCGGCCGAAATGGATACCCTCATCGCCGCCTGGGTGAACGAAGAGGTGCTCTTTCGGGAGGGCCTTGCGCGAGGCCTCGAAAAGGATGATCCGCGCATCCGCCAGCGCATCGTGGAAAAGATGTCCTTCGTCCTGGACCAGGGCCTCGAACCGCCCGTGCCGAGCGAGGCCGAGCTCTCCGCGTGGTTCGACGCGCATCCGAACAAGTGGGCCACCTCGGAGCTCGTGGACTTCACGCAAGTCTTCATCCAAGGCGACGATGCGGCGGCCCGCACCCGCGCCCGTGGGCTGCTCGCCCAGCTGGAAGCGGGCGCCGATCCCGCGGGCATGGGGGACACGTTTTCGGGTGGCCGCCGCTACCGGCGCCGCAGCCTCACGGACTTGGGCGAGAGCTTCGGCCCCGATTTTTCGGCGGGCCTGGCCGAACAGAAAGAGGGCACGTGGTCGCTTCGGCAATCGCGCTTCGGCCTTCACTTGGTTCGCGTGGACCGGCGCACCCCGGCCGAACGCCCCACGCTGGTGCAGGTGCGCGAGGACGTGCTCCTCGATTACCGCGAGGCCAAGCGCGCCACCGCGCGCGAAGGCGCCATCGCCGAGATGCGCAGACGATGGACACCGTGATCAAGGTTCTCTTCGCGCTGCTCGCCCTGGTGGCGCTGCTGGTGGCGACGCCGGCCGCCGCGCACGACTTCAACCCGGGCGTGCTCACCTTGGTCGAGGTGCGCGAGGGCCGCTTCGACATCGCGTGGACCGAGCCCGTCGACAGCTTGGGCACCGGCCATGTTCGCATTGGGTATCCGCCGCAATGCCACCGCGAGGGCGACCACCTCGCCTGCGGGCGCGAGGGTCTGCGCGGGGAGCTCACCTTCGAGGGCCTGCACGCGCGGCGCACGAGAATCGTCGTCACCGTGCGCTACCTCGATGGCGACGCGTTCGATGCCGTGGTCACCTCGGACGAGCCGCGCGTCCGCATCGACAAGGCGCCCCACTCCGAGATCGCCTCGCAGTGGATCCGCCTCGGGGCCGAGCACGTCTACACGGGGCTCGATCACGTGGCCTTCGTCGTGGGCCTCTTTCTCATTACGGGCGCGCAGCGCCGGCGGCTGCTCGCGACCATCACGGCCTTCACGGTGGCGCACTCGCTCACCTTGGCGCTCGCCGCGCTGCACATTCTGGAGCTGCCACGCGCGCCCGTGGAGGCAGCCATCGCGGCCAGCGTGGTGCTCGTGGCCTACGAGTCGACCCACGACGAAAAGACCTTCACCCGCCGGTATCCCTGGGCAGTCGCTTTTGGCTTCGGGCTCGTGCACGGCCTGGGGTTCGCCGGCGCCCTCGGCGAATTGAGCTTGCCGCGGGGCGCCTTTGGCGTGGCCCTCGCGTCCTTCAACGTGGGCGTGGAGCTCGCGCAGCTCTCCATCGTGGGTGCGCTGCTGGCGCTCGCATGGCTGGCACGCGCGCGCCTCAGCGACGTCCGCCAGGCCATGGCGACGAGGGCGGTGTCACTCGTCCTCGGCGCCTTCGGGGCCTATTGGTTCTTCGATCGCGCTTATTTGGTACTAAACCGATAAACCGGGCTGCTGACGACGTGCGCGCAGTCGGTCACCGTGGCGTACCACTCGTAGTTCTTCCCCGGCGCGAGCCCGTCCACGTTGGTGCGCACACCGGACGCATCGGCCAAATCGAGCTTGGCCACCGACTTGAACGAGGCATTGCCCGCGCCCGAGAGATCGACCTTCAGCGTAAATTGGCTATTCGCATCGGTTTCGAATTTGTTTGCCGTCGGCGAATACGTACGCACGGTAAGCTCGCCGTTCTTGGGCGAAAATTCCCAGATGCGCAGGTACCCACCCCCGCCATTGGCGCGTGATTGGTAATCGGCCAGCATCGAGTGAATCGTCCTGCCCCCATACTGGTCACTGCGCTTGCTCTCCGCGCTGATGTGTCCGCAGGTGAGGAGCTGCACGTTGCTGGTGGTTTTGACGGCATCGTAAATCGATTTTCCGGCCGCACCAAAGCTCGCATCGGCATTCAAAATATGGTGCGAATTGACGATACCGAAGGCGTTCGGGTGCTGGGCAAAGACGTTTTTCGTCCAATTGAGCACGGCGGCTTCGCGCGCCTTCGAGCTGTATTGAAGATCGACGAGCACGAAATCCAGCCCACCGCCGGAGAAGGTCACCCAGTTTTCGTCGGTCTTGTTCGCGGAGTAGGTCCCACCGAAATAGGACCTTCCCTGGAATCGGCTGGTACCGAAATACTGATTGTATTTCACGGTACCGCCCGCCGTACCAAAGGGATCCTGGTCGTGATTCCCGGCGCCAACGCCGTAGGGCATTCCTTCGGGGAAACGCGCGGACTTCGTCTCCAACGTTTTCATCGCCTTGTCGGCGACCTGCCATTGGGATTCCACGTTCACTTGGTCGACCACGTCGCCGTTGTGGATGACGCCGACGATGTTGTACGCCGCCGCATTATCCATGATCCATTTGGTTTGGTCGTAGTAATATTTCGAATATTCCGGATACCGTGAATAATATTGCGTATCCGGAAGCACCACGATGGTGAAGTCTTCCCCCGCCGTCACCTCGCGCACGTAAAACGATGCACTGAACGCCGCGCTATCGGGATCGTCCACCTTCACGTCCAAGGTCGCCCTGCGGCCATCCACCGACGGCGTCCCGCGCAATGCAGGCGGGAAGCCCAGGTCCAAGATGGCCCCATCCCGCACGAACGCGGCCCCCGCCGCGATGCTACCGTGATTCGTACCCGCGCTGTCCGGCGCACCGCGATCCTTTTCGTCGAAGGCCCAGCGCCCGACCAAGCCAGAGCCCCGGGCTGCCCGGCGGTACATCGAGGCGGCAATCTCCGACGCGCTCCGTGCGTGATCCCAAAGGCGTACCTCGTCGACGGCGCCCTTCAGGAAGCCGGTTGGCGTCCCGCTCGCATCGAGCATGCTGCCGACGGCGAACGACTGCGCGCCCGACGTGCGCGGGGTAGTCTTCGCGACCAATTCGGCATCGAGCCGGCCATCGACGAAGAGCCGCCACGTCGTGCCGTCGTAAGAGGCCGCCAAATGATGCCACTGTCCCAGGGAAATATCGGTCTTTCCGAGCACCGTATGGTGCACGCCTTCTTCGTTCTCGAAGTCGGCCGCAAGCTCCCCATCTTCGGCGAAGCCGAGCACGTAGTTTCCACTTCCGCGGCCGGCAATCGGCACCAAAGATGGCCCACCTTCGCCGGCGGCATGCGGCACGCCGAATCCGTCGCGCCGCACCCATCCTTCCAGGGTGAACTGCTCGAGCGCGAGGCTCGCCGCGTCTCCCATCGCCACGTGCCCGCGCTCGCCGTCGAAGGCGAGCGACGTCGCGTCGATGGGCACCCTGCCCGTCGGGCAGGCAACCGTCTCACGCACAGGTTTTTCCGGCGGCACCTGCTCGGTCCCGCGGGAATCGTTCGCAGCAGGGCTAACCACCGAGCCCTCGCCGCCGTCCGCGCTGCACGCCACCAGCGACAGCGAACACGCCGAGAGAATGGCCCAAGGGCCAAATCGATATTTCCCCATGGCGGGCACGCTAAACGAGCGTGCCCATCCATGTTGTTACAATTATCCGGCTAAGCCGACTCGAAGTTACAATCGTTCGACTAAGCCGATTCGGGAATTGCCATCGCGTGTTCAGTTGAAGCGCGGCGCTCTGCCAGAAGCACATTGATGGCACGGTCGATGAGTCGATGTCCGATATCGGGCGATGTCATGACCGACTCGGGATGAAACTGCACCGCGGCCAATGGCAATGTCGCGTGTTCGATCGCCATCACGACGCCATCGACGGTTTCGGCGGTCACGATGAGCTCGGGCGGCAAGAGGATGCGGCTCGCGTGGATCGAATGGTAGCGGCCGACGACGAAGTGCTTCGGCAAGTCCGCGAGCACGCGCCCGCCGAGGATGCGCACGTCGGAGCATTTGCCATGCATGGGCAGATTGAGCACGGCCAGGGTGCCACCAAAGTGCTCGACCATGCCTTGCAGACCGAGGCAAACGCCGAATACCGGCAGGCGCCGTTCCACGGCGAGGGCCAAGGTCGCATTCATGTCGAAGTCGGTCGGACGCCCCGGGCCTGGCGAGAGCACCACCAGATCGGGATCGCGTCCGGCGCGCAGTTCCTCACGCGCCAGCTCGGGGCGCATGGTGGTGACCTCGGCGCCGGCAACCCGGAAATAGCCGGCAAGCGTATGCACGAAGCTGTCCTCGTGATCGATCAGCAGCACGCGAGCCCCAGTGGCGCTGGCGGCGCGCATGGGTGCCTGCACGCCGGAAACACCGTCGGCGCGGATGGCCGCGAACATCGCGGAGGCTTTGAGGCGCGTTTCCGCTTCTTCGGCCGCGGGTTCGCTGTCGTGCAGCAACGTCGCGCCCACGCGCACTTCGGCGATGCCGTCCTTCATGCGGATCGTGCGCAACGTCAGACCGGTGTTCATGTTGCCGTCGAACGTGACGCGCCCGATGGCGCCTCCGTACCAACGGCGCGGGCTCTTTTCCTCCTGCTCGATGAAGCGAATGGCCCACCGCTTGGGCGCGCCGGTCACGGTGACCGCCCAGGCATGGCTCAAAAAGCCGTCGAACGCGTCGAACTCGGGCCGGAGCATGCCCTCGACATGGTCCACCGTGTGGATCAAGCGTGAATACTGCTCGATCTGCCGGCGTCCGATAACGCGGACGCTGCCGGCCTCGCACACGCGCGATTTGTCATTGCGGTCGACGTCGGTGCACATGGTGAGCTCCGCTTCGTCCTTGCTCGAGTTGAGCAATTCGCGGATGCGGTCGGCGTCCTCCAGGGCATCGACGCCGCGCTGGATGGTGCCGGCGATGGGGCACGTTTCGATGCGCTTTCCTTCGACGCGGACGAACATCTCGGGTGAGGCGCAAACGAGGAACTCGCCGCCGCCGAGGTTCATCATGGCGCCGTAGGGCGCGGGGTTTTTCGCCCGAAGGCGGCGGAAAATCTCGCTCGGCGCCTCGCCGCACGTGGCGGTGAGGGTCTGCGCGAGCACGGCCTCGAAGAGGTCACCGCGCGCAAAGGCCTCGCGCGCACGCTCGACGCCGGCGATGTATTCGCCGGGCGCGTGATCGCTCTCTGGCGGGATCGGTCCGATGGGGTCGCGCTGGTACGGGGAGTCGCCGGTGCGCCGCGGAACGCCGATGGTGGAGCGCCCCGATACGACGAAGTCGTACCGGACGACCTGGGCCGAGCGCTGCATGTGGTCCACCACGAGGACTTCGTCCGGCAGATACAAGACGAGATCGCGCTGTTCGGCCGGGCGCGTGAGGCGCAAGGGCATGGGCTCGAACTGAAAGACGAGATCGTACCCGAAGGCTCCGTAGAGCCCGAGCTGGTGGTCTTCGTTCGATTGGAAAAGCTCGGTCAAGGTGCGCAGCACGGTGAAGACGCTGGGCTGCCGGCTTCGCATTTCCTCCGGGAACGGCTTGCTTGGGGCATGGACCTCGCCCTGGATGCGCTCCTGGTTCGCATGCAGCGTCACAAAGACATCGAGCTCGTAGAGCGCCACCGCGATGGTGGGCAACAGCACCGCACCGCGGGCGTTCAGCGCTTCGATGGTGAAGCTGCGGCCGCGCGCGGTGACGACCAGCGGCGGATCGGCAAATCCGGTATCCCATCGCGCATAGCGACCTGGGAACTCGAAGCTCGAAGAGAGAAGTACTCCGCGCCGCTTGTCGAGGCGAGCCGCGAGCAGCTGGATGTCGTTGGGGTACGGAATGTCCTCCCGCTCACGATGAACGGTGATCCCGCCTTTGGTACGATAATCGTCATGGTACATGAGACCTGCTCCTCGAAAGGCTGCCGGTCTCGGACTCGGTTGGCGGACCCTAGAATGAACGAAGGCCGCCTCGACTCCGAGACGGCCTATGTCAATGCGCTGCTGGGCCGCTCGGATTAAGCGGGCCACCACCAGCGAGAAAGGGTCGACAACGAGCTCACATCCCTGGGATAGCAGACTTTTCTGTCTCGTCCGTAACATTTTTGCAAAACTGCCCCGACCGTCACAAAACCGCGGGGTTTCGTCTCCGATGACGCATCCCCCCTTCCCGCTTCACCGAGCCTAACCGCGCCTTCTCTCCCCCCCCCCTGCCCGTGCCCGTGCCCGTGCCCGATCCGCTTCTCCGAAGAAGCGAGAGCGGGAGCGAAGATACCGGCGCTCCATAGCGAGTCGGCGAGTCATCTCGGCTCGGGTGCACCTTTCATCGATTGGCGGCCAACGGAAATGTCATTTAACGCCATTGGCGCCATATTAAAGTTGGATATTCCAATCCGCATTAACGATTGCAGTTCGGAAACTCATTTTCCGAAGGCGGTGATCATTCACTGTGGCGTCTGGTGGAAGACCGATTATCTTCGCCTCCGTTAAGCAGTGCCATCGATGCGTGAGCTCCGTATTGGCGAGCCGCGTCGAGTTCCAAGCGGAATCTGTGAGCACAACAGGAGGCCAACATGCGACGTTCCCTACCCGTCGGGTTGTTTCTGCTGCTATCGCTATCAGCGCTTCAAGGGTGCGCTTCGGATATCGAAGATAGCGATTCGAGCAATGCTGCGTTGACGCAGAATGACGGCATCGAGTTGCAATGGAAGGAAAACCTCGATTCGGTGGGCGGGGATGTGGTGGGAATTCAGGCCGAAAACGACGGATGGCGGGTCTTATCCGATCACGGCTTATTTACCTTCCCCACCCGCCGATTGGCTCAACCCATCGATCGCGTATGGGCTACAGCCTCGGGCGACATACCGGACCAATCCGAAGTGGCCATTGAAGTACGCAATCGTTCCATCGGGGGCGGTTGGTCGGAATGGCGAATCGCCACCCCGCAGGAACCTGCGGTCTTTCCGCGCGCGGGCTCCGAGGTTCAGGTTCGCGCCGTGCTAACGGCCAATCCAAGTGGGCAATCGCCGGTTCTTCGTGCGCTATCCTTGCACGCCTCGCCGTCCGCCGCATCGGCACCGATGAGCGAGGTCCCGCTGGCCCCATTGACGTATCGCGTTTACGCGACGCGCGAAGGCTTGGTGGGCGGCACCACGGCCAATGGCCACGTCATCAAATCGCGCGATCACTTCGTCGCCCTTCCCACGCGCCGCGCACTCGCCAGCAACGGTGGACGAGAATACACGGTGACGCTCCGATACAATGGCCGCACGGTCACCGAACCCGTATGGGACGTCGGGCCTTGGAATACCAAGGATGATTACTGGAATCCCGCGGCCACGCGCGAGATGTGGCGCGACCTCCCGCAGGGCAAACCGGAAGCGCAGGCCGCGTACCAAAATGGCTACAACGGCGGCAAAGACCAATTCGGACGCAAGGTCGCGAACCCCGCCGGCATCGACCTCGCGGATGGCACCTTCTGGGATTCGCTGGGCATGTCCGACAACGATTGGGTCGACGTGACCTACAACTGGACGAGCGGTGGCGGCTCCACCTGGGAAACCATCGTCGACGACGCCACCGAAGGACGCTTCCACGCGAGTGCCAATTGGGGCAGCTCCTCGTGGTCCTCGCAACGATACGGCACCGGCTATCGCTTTGCATCGCCCGAGGCGGTGAGCGATGCGGCCTGGTTTGCCGTCGACGTTCCCGCGGCCGGCAATTACGAGGCTT
It includes:
- a CDS encoding metallophosphoesterase; the protein is MGKYRFGPWAILSACSLSLVACSADGGEGSVVSPAANDSRGTEQVPPEKPVRETVACPTGRVPIDATSLAFDGERGHVAMGDAASLALEQFTLEGWVRRDGFGVPHAAGEGGPSLVPIAGRGSGNYVLGFAEDGELAADFENEEGVHHTVLGKTDISLGQWHHLAASYDGTTWRLFVDGRLDAELVAKTTPRTSGAQSFAVGSMLDASGTPTGFLKGAVDEVRLWDHARSASEIAASMYRRAARGSGLVGRWAFDEKDRGAPDSAGTNHGSIAAGAAFVRDGAILDLGFPPALRGTPSVDGRRATLDVKVDDPDSAAFSASFYVREVTAGEDFTIVVLPDTQYYSRYPEYSKYYYDQTKWIMDNAAAYNIVGVIHNGDVVDQVNVESQWQVADKAMKTLETKSARFPEGMPYGVGAGNHDQDPFGTAGGTVKYNQYFGTSRFQGRSYFGGTYSANKTDENWVTFSGGGLDFVLVDLQYSSKAREAAVLNWTKNVFAQHPNAFGIVNSHHILNADASFGAAGKSIYDAVKTTSNVQLLTCGHISAESKRSDQYGGRTIHSMLADYQSRANGGGGYLRIWEFSPKNGELTVRTYSPTANKFETDANSQFTLKVDLSGAGNASFKSVAKLDLADASGVRTNVDGLAPGKNYEWYATVTDCAHVVSSPVYRFSTK
- a CDS encoding HupE/UreJ family protein encodes the protein MDTVIKVLFALLALVALLVATPAAAHDFNPGVLTLVEVREGRFDIAWTEPVDSLGTGHVRIGYPPQCHREGDHLACGREGLRGELTFEGLHARRTRIVVTVRYLDGDAFDAVVTSDEPRVRIDKAPHSEIASQWIRLGAEHVYTGLDHVAFVVGLFLITGAQRRRLLATITAFTVAHSLTLALAALHILELPRAPVEAAIAASVVLVAYESTHDEKTFTRRYPWAVAFGFGLVHGLGFAGALGELSLPRGAFGVALASFNVGVELAQLSIVGALLALAWLARARLSDVRQAMATRAVSLVLGAFGAYWFFDRAYLVLNR
- a CDS encoding peptidyl-prolyl cis-trans isomerase, coding for MLLPRLLREPVVQFLLIGAALFGVERLRRHEEPPRTPECRPEATAGRIVVTDELRQTLSEEHLRVHGRRPTPAEMDTLIAAWVNEEVLFREGLARGLEKDDPRIRQRIVEKMSFVLDQGLEPPVPSEAELSAWFDAHPNKWATSELVDFTQVFIQGDDAAARTRARGLLAQLEAGADPAGMGDTFSGGRRYRRRSLTDLGESFGPDFSAGLAEQKEGTWSLRQSRFGLHLVRVDRRTPAERPTLVQVREDVLLDYREAKRATAREGAIAEMRRRWTP
- a CDS encoding fibronectin type III domain-containing protein translates to MARRADLHAVSLMRWVPVAGWLALLSAGACSRPAERVHEKKPRTDSTLQHAFAAPRGLSSAPSGGNVLLRWENHATAPGGYFVEFRTDPNDAFTMIDAVWADAQTRTQQFAHEDAARDTVFSYRVRPFFGATSAAAVLTTGAGVDAGAHEEEGPLAEPSPTGAVASLRDARAMVEAAPAELSATLASPTTAVLRWKDRARDEDGYLLEMAPADSSAFQICALLPPNTTSFRKVKLPPHTKMQFRARAYFLGTPSNETTASLR
- a CDS encoding anthranilate synthase component I → MYHDDYRTKGGITVHREREDIPYPNDIQLLAARLDKRRGVLLSSSFEFPGRYARWDTGFADPPLVVTARGRSFTIEALNARGAVLLPTIAVALYELDVFVTLHANQERIQGEVHAPSKPFPEEMRSRQPSVFTVLRTLTELFQSNEDHQLGLYGAFGYDLVFQFEPMPLRLTRPAEQRDLVLYLPDEVLVVDHMQRSAQVVRYDFVVSGRSTIGVPRRTGDSPYQRDPIGPIPPESDHAPGEYIAGVERAREAFARGDLFEAVLAQTLTATCGEAPSEIFRRLRAKNPAPYGAMMNLGGGEFLVCASPEMFVRVEGKRIETCPIAGTIQRGVDALEDADRIRELLNSSKDEAELTMCTDVDRNDKSRVCEAGSVRVIGRRQIEQYSRLIHTVDHVEGMLRPEFDAFDGFLSHAWAVTVTGAPKRWAIRFIEQEEKSPRRWYGGAIGRVTFDGNMNTGLTLRTIRMKDGIAEVRVGATLLHDSEPAAEEAETRLKASAMFAAIRADGVSGVQAPMRAASATGARVLLIDHEDSFVHTLAGYFRVAGAEVTTMRPELAREELRAGRDPDLVVLSPGPGRPTDFDMNATLALAVERRLPVFGVCLGLQGMVEHFGGTLAVLNLPMHGKCSDVRILGGRVLADLPKHFVVGRYHSIHASRILLPPELIVTAETVDGVVMAIEHATLPLAAVQFHPESVMTSPDIGHRLIDRAINVLLAERRASTEHAMAIPESA